The following coding sequences lie in one uncultured Mailhella sp. genomic window:
- the polA gene encoding DNA polymerase I, whose protein sequence is MSLKQRLGFTKEPLYVMDGNAFLFRGFFANSSMSRSDGFPTGALHIVGRVLLKLLREERPKHFVFIMDGHGKHFRHDIFPAYKANRPSAPEGLVMQIEPLQNLVRALGMKVLVSDGCEADDCIASLAAKYGSQRPVVIIGMDKDLRQCLSPEVVMWDPASREEKLLTLDSFRAETGLEPSQWPDVQALIGDTSDNVPGVKGIGEKTAEKLFRDFRSLEDVRDRMAEVPPSIRKKLEGNEEAMFLYRELTRLHTDCCAQPLEELAVEPLDRQHARTFLREFEMNSLLRELDSLMRQGVVAFQGEAEDVSGAVAPGARTARQLSLFDEPAPVPAMDDVQDASRLPVCAGLMVAVTPAPVVNRSQSHGLCVAVRKGSDVEESLYSGDARALVAWASAASLVVTPDMKRLLHAHPAWGTISPSRCFDLGLAAYLLAPEDRDYGWPSLSARHAEKSGLPMERPASIALSLYDDMVKRLEHDGLLRLLHDMEMPLIPVLVSMENAGITIDKAALRDFLDEVQTELDALTERIYQEAGQQFNIRSAQQIGEILFKKLGLAAAKSTKGGQASTSQAVLEKLSGQHPVVDALLEFRKLEKMRSTYLEPLPRLAGPDSRIHTTFNQTATATGRLSSSNPNLQNIPVRGDLGRRMRTCFTAGPGMKLISADYSQVELRVLAHYSQDPTLLSAFRNGEDIHTRTAALLFDVDPAQIGPDQRRRAKTINFGLIYGMGARKLGQDLGIPLSEARMFIERYFARFAHIKEFFDSVEQEARKNGYVTTLSGRRRPLPDMLSQSGQARALAERQAVNTLIQGSAADLIKLAMLSVYNDGELRRMKARMLLQIHDELIVEAPEENAEAAASRLASLMTDTSAWGLDLHVPLVADAGVGRNWGEAH, encoded by the coding sequence ATGTCATTGAAGCAGCGCCTCGGCTTTACCAAAGAACCCCTTTACGTGATGGACGGAAATGCCTTCCTCTTCCGGGGATTTTTTGCCAATTCCAGCATGTCCCGTTCCGACGGCTTTCCCACGGGCGCGCTGCACATCGTGGGGCGCGTGCTGCTCAAGCTGCTGCGCGAGGAGAGGCCGAAGCATTTCGTCTTCATCATGGACGGTCACGGCAAGCATTTCAGGCACGACATCTTTCCGGCCTACAAGGCCAACCGTCCTTCGGCGCCAGAAGGGCTCGTCATGCAGATAGAGCCCCTGCAGAATCTGGTGCGGGCTCTCGGCATGAAGGTGCTGGTGTCCGACGGCTGCGAGGCCGACGACTGCATCGCGAGTCTGGCCGCGAAGTACGGTTCGCAGCGGCCCGTGGTCATCATCGGCATGGACAAGGATCTGCGTCAGTGCCTGTCGCCGGAGGTGGTCATGTGGGATCCCGCCTCCCGCGAGGAAAAGCTGCTCACCCTCGATTCCTTCCGCGCGGAAACCGGTCTTGAGCCCTCCCAGTGGCCGGACGTGCAGGCGCTTATCGGCGACACTTCCGACAACGTGCCCGGCGTGAAGGGCATAGGCGAAAAGACGGCGGAAAAGTTGTTCCGCGACTTCCGCAGCCTTGAGGACGTGCGCGACCGCATGGCCGAGGTGCCGCCCTCCATCCGCAAGAAGCTTGAAGGCAACGAAGAGGCCATGTTCCTGTACCGGGAGCTCACCCGCCTGCACACCGACTGCTGCGCGCAGCCTCTGGAAGAGCTCGCCGTGGAGCCGCTGGATCGTCAGCACGCGCGCACCTTCCTGCGGGAATTTGAAATGAATTCGCTTCTGCGCGAGCTCGACAGCCTCATGCGTCAGGGCGTGGTGGCCTTTCAGGGCGAGGCCGAGGATGTTTCCGGCGCAGTTGCGCCGGGAGCGCGCACGGCGCGGCAGCTTTCTCTGTTCGACGAACCCGCGCCCGTTCCGGCCATGGACGACGTGCAGGACGCCTCGCGTCTGCCCGTGTGCGCCGGGCTCATGGTTGCCGTCACGCCTGCGCCCGTGGTGAACCGTTCGCAGAGTCACGGGCTGTGCGTGGCCGTGCGCAAGGGCTCCGACGTAGAGGAGAGCCTTTATTCCGGCGACGCCCGGGCGCTCGTGGCCTGGGCTTCCGCCGCCTCCCTTGTCGTGACGCCGGACATGAAGCGTCTTCTGCACGCGCATCCGGCCTGGGGCACCATTTCGCCGTCGCGCTGCTTCGATCTCGGTCTTGCCGCCTATCTTCTTGCGCCCGAAGACAGAGACTACGGCTGGCCCAGCCTTTCCGCCCGTCATGCGGAAAAGAGCGGTCTGCCCATGGAACGCCCGGCCTCCATCGCCCTTTCCCTGTACGACGACATGGTGAAGCGCCTCGAACACGACGGGCTGCTGCGCCTGCTGCACGACATGGAAATGCCGCTCATTCCGGTGCTGGTGTCCATGGAGAACGCGGGCATCACCATCGACAAGGCCGCGCTCAGGGATTTTCTCGACGAAGTGCAGACCGAGCTCGACGCGCTGACCGAACGCATCTATCAGGAGGCGGGGCAGCAGTTCAACATCCGCTCCGCGCAGCAGATAGGCGAGATTCTTTTCAAGAAGCTGGGCCTTGCGGCGGCCAAGTCCACCAAGGGCGGGCAGGCTTCCACGTCTCAGGCGGTGCTCGAAAAGCTTTCCGGGCAGCATCCCGTGGTGGACGCCCTGCTCGAATTCCGCAAGCTGGAAAAAATGCGTTCCACCTATCTGGAACCGCTGCCGCGCCTTGCCGGACCGGACAGCCGCATCCACACCACGTTCAATCAGACGGCCACGGCCACGGGACGCCTTTCCTCCAGCAATCCCAATCTGCAGAACATTCCCGTGCGCGGCGATCTCGGCAGGCGCATGCGTACCTGCTTCACGGCCGGGCCGGGCATGAAGCTCATTTCCGCGGACTACTCTCAGGTGGAACTCAGGGTGCTCGCCCACTATTCGCAGGATCCCACCCTGCTTTCCGCCTTCCGCAACGGCGAGGACATCCACACCCGCACGGCCGCGCTGCTCTTCGACGTCGATCCCGCGCAGATAGGCCCGGATCAGCGCCGCAGGGCCAAGACCATCAACTTCGGCCTCATCTACGGCATGGGCGCGCGCAAGCTCGGGCAGGACCTCGGCATTCCGCTTTCGGAGGCGCGCATGTTCATCGAGCGCTACTTCGCCCGCTTTGCGCACATCAAGGAATTCTTCGATTCCGTGGAGCAGGAGGCCCGCAAAAACGGCTACGTCACCACGCTTTCCGGGCGTCGCCGTCCTCTGCCGGACATGCTTTCCCAGAGCGGTCAGGCTCGCGCCCTTGCGGAGAGGCAGGCCGTGAACACCCTCATTCAGGGCTCGGCCGCCGACCTCATCAAGCTGGCCATGCTCTCCGTGTACAACGACGGGGAACTGCGCCGCATGAAGGCGAGAATGCTCCTTCAGATTCACGACGAACTCATTGTGGAAGCGCCGGAGGAAAACGCCGAAGCCGCGGCTTCGCGCCTGGCCTCGCTCATGACCGACACCTCGGCCTGGGGGCTGGATCTGCATGTGCCGCTGGTGGCGGATGCGGGCGTCGGCCGCAACTGGGGCGAGGCGCACTAG